Part of the Candidatus Neomarinimicrobiota bacterium genome, CAAGATCGATGATGATGCCGAGACACTCCAGCAACGGAGCAAGTTATTTTACACCGTTACTGCGGTGGCTGCAGCTGCGCTCATTTTGTTTGTTTTTCTCGCCACGAGCGGCATAATTTCCATCACGCTGCAAGCGTTTGCCACGGGACTTGGTTACGCTATCATTGTTCTGGCAATACTGTATTTTGTCTATCTGTTTGTCGCAGGCGGATACGATACGGATCAGAAAAAGCGCCTCGGTGCAATTTTCTGGCTGTTTATTCTGGCCGCAATTTTCTGGAGCGGTTTCGAGCAGGCCGGGTCATCCATGAACCTGTTTGCCAGAGATCTGACCAATCGGATGATCGGCAATTTTGAGATGCCGGCCGGTTGGCTGCAGAATATCAATCCGGCATTTATCGTAATATTTGCGCCGATTTTCGGATGGCTGTGGACGTGGCTTGCCCACAGGAACGCCAATCCCTCTATCCCGGCGAAATTTGCATTGGGACTGCTCGGTCTGGCAGCCGGATTTTTTGTACTGTCGTGGGGAGCTGTGAACGCCACAGCAGCCAATCCGGTAACGCCGGCCTGGCTAATCGTTACCTATTTTCTCCATACCTGCGGCGAGCTGGCGCTTTCACCGGTAGGCCTGTCATCCATCACCAAACTGGCTCCCAAGGACAGAGTTGGCCAGATGATGGGTATCTGGTTCATTGCCGCAGCGCTCGGAAACCTGTTCGCCGGACTGGTGGCCGGCAGCCTGGAATCCCTGGCGCCATCGTCACTTTTCTGGAACGTGGCGCTGATTATCGGTGGCGCCGGCCTCGTGGCACTGCTGGTATCACCCTGGATGAAAAAATTGATGGGGAACGTGAAATAGATCAATGAATCAGTACTGTGGCTGGCAACCCTCGGAAGGCTGCCAGCCGCGACCTTTAGAAAAAATTTCGAATTAATAACTTTGACCTTGGTATGGAGCCCCCCGGCTTTACAGCCGGGGTTCCTGCTTTGACTCCGCCATTCGGCGGAGTCTGGGCGGAATCCCGCCCAGAAAACCATTCATCTACGGGTTCACACACGTGGTTTTCTGGATGGCGGGATAAAAAGGGCTGAAGCCCCGTAAAAGTTCAAAGTACCTCAAATACCCCGCCATATCCCATGGGGATCCCGATGGGGAATGACGGACTATTCAATTATTGGGTCTCCATGCTCATAAACGCAAATGTTTTCATCGGCATGGACTTTTTGTTCGAGTAGACTCAACGTTCATTTCGTAAAGAGAATACGAGATTTTGATGGAAGCTTTGGAATCTCATTCCAAGGCCGGTTCTAGATACCCTGTAAAATCGTAAAAAAGTTACTCTTTAGAAATAATCTGTACGCCGCTGCTGGCGCCGATACGGCTGGCACCGGCTCTTACCATTTGTATTGCATCTTCTGCAGTCCGAATCCCTCCGGAAGCTTTTACTCCCATATCTGTCCCAACGGTATATCGCATCAGGGCAACGTCGTGTACCGTTGCCCCGCCTGAGGAAAATCCGGTAGACGTTTTTACATAGTCTGCACCGACTTCTTTGGCCAGAAGTGACGCTATCGCCTTTTCTTCGTCTGTCAGCAGGCACGTTTCCAGAATGACCTTGACAATACAGTTCGGCGCGGCCTCTACCACTGCGGCGATATCATCCTGCACATAGGCGTAATCGCCGGCCTTCAGATGCCCAATGTTGATGACCATATCCAGTTCGCTTGCGCCATCAGTAGCCGCTTCTCTAGCCTCTCCGGCCTTTAAATGGCCTGTATTTGCCCCCAGCGGAAACCCGACCACTGAAGCCACAGGGATTTTGCTCCCTCCAAGGGCTTTTACACAGAGATCCACAAATGAGGGATTCACGCATACACTGGCGAACTTATATTCTTTCGCCTCTTCGCAAATTTGTCTGACCTGTTCCGGCGTCGCCTCCGGCTTCAGAATAGTGTGGTCGATAATACCTGCAAGTGCAGCCGGTTGAAAATTCGTGGGAGTTGATTGAGCCAATTTTTCCAATGAAGATAATTCGGTCGAGCCGCTCGTATCAATTCCGTCCAGCCAGAATTTGTTCTCATCGTCGCCGGAAAATTCGGAAAGGATCCGGTCGGTTTCATACTGAATATTTGTGAATTCTTCCATTACAGTTCCTTGTATTAATCCGAGGCTAATTCCTTGAGCCGGTTCAGATATTTTGTTGTCAGCTCGTCAGCCTTTTCCTTACTTCCGGCCTCTCCGTAAACCCGTATAATCGGCTCGGTGTTGGACGTTCGTATATGTACCCACCTGTCGCTCCAGGTAAATTTTACACCGTCCTGAAGATCGATCTCCGCCGAATCCGATTCTTCCTGAATTTGCGATAGCATCTTTCGGGGATCGGAATCGCCGATGTCCAGTTTCTCCTTGCTCATCACAAACCGGGGCAGGCTCTCAAAGTATTCACGAATAGAAGTATCCAGATCGGTGAGGCGCTGCAGAACCAGTGCTGAGGCAACCAGCGAATCCCGGCCAAGATGACTTTCAGCGAGAATCACTCCTCCGTTTCCTTCACCGCCGATGAGGGCATCCAGATCCGCCATTCGTGTGGCCACATTGATTTCACCAACCGGTGTGCGTACAACCTCTGCCCCATATTTTTCTGCGATTTTGTCCACTGCGAGCGTTGTAGAGAGGTTCGTTACCACCGGCTTGTCCATCTGATCCGAATCCTGCGATTGGAGCTGCGCAAGGACGGTATCAACGGCCATCACCAGTGTGTACTCTTCGACCAGGTACTTCCCGTCACCGTCCACCAGTCCGCACCGGTCGGCATCCGGGTCGACCACAATGCCCAAATCGGCATTCTGACGCTTCACCTCTTCACTCAGCTGGGTCAGATTTTCCGGAAGCGGTTCCGGTTCGTGTGGAAATCGCCCGTTTGGCACACAATTGATTGGCAGGACCTCGCAACCGAGTTCTTCCAGCAGTGCCGGCAGTGCAATCGATCCGGCGCCATTGACGGCATCGACGACGACCCGGAATTTCCTTTTCGCGATTTTCTTTGGCTGAATTATTGAAAGATCCAGGATGGACTCAATATGTTCATCAATGGCGCCGTGAATCTCCCGGACATCACCTATCCTATCCCATTTTTCGAAGGTATATTCCCCGTTCCGGAGTATCGAGAACATCTCCTCCACCTGCGTGGCATCCAGGAACATCCCGTCGGCGTTGATGAACTTCAGCCCATTCCACTGCTCCGGGTTGTGGCTGGCGGTAATCATGATACCGCCGTCGGCATTCAGGTGTTCGGTCATCAGCTGAGCAGTCGGCGTTGGCGTGATCCCGATGTCGCACACTTCAATCCCTTTTGCGCGAAGCGTGGCGATCACCAGTTGCCGGATGAGCAGACCGTGCTGACGACTGTCTCTTCCCACAACGACCCGGGGACCATCAACCCAGTGTGCAAACGCTGAGATGTAATTCACGATGGACTGGGGAGTCAGCCCGGTTCCCACAATTCCACGGATTCCGGAGATGCTTTCTATTAAATCTTTGGGCATAAATGCCTCTCTTCGGGTTAATTTTTATTCATCAAATACGTCTTACAGAATTCAAAAGTATTCCTCCTCTGCATCCCGGCAGGTCATCACCCTTTTGGCTTGACCCAAAAGGGTTACAAAAGGTCAAGTCTGCGTAATTCATTTCGATCACGCTTCCGGCTCCTTTCGGGCCAGAATCAGAACTCCCTCATCCTGCAAACGGACTCGGTCAAACAGCTGATTCTGGCTCTTCCTACAGTCGCCGAGCATGTATACGAAATGAATTACGAGGCCAGAAAGAAAATCGGTTCTCTTCCATCAGTTAAAAACATAGCAATTTCATTGTGGGATGCTTCAACACAATTTTCAAGTTTAGTGTGAACCAAATGAAACCTTTCCATGCACAATTATTCCCCACAACTCCTGTTTTTAAAATTAACGTTAATCCTCTTTCATGCATAGTCTCAATAAATATTATACACTAATTTATAGCTCTGAATTTACAACTTCATTCCTGTACTGCGGATAAATTTCGGCGATTTCCCGCGTGAGTTTGATGAACTCCCGGATATCAAGTTCTTCGGCGCGCTGGCCGGTATCAAACGACAGTGTGTCCGGGTCAAAGGCAGATAGCGGCAGATAATCCAGAGCGTTCCGCAGGGTTTTTCTGCGCTTTCCGAAGGCCGTTCGAACCACCACGCGATACAGGTCGAAATCGGGAATATGCCGGCTCCATCGATCGTGCCACCGGAGTGAGATGCAGCCGGAAGCGATCCTGGGCTTTGGCCGAAACACATTGCGGCTGACGCTGAATTCGAACTCGGTGTCTGCATAGGTCTGAAGCAACACTGAAAGAATGCCGTACGATTTATTCCCCGGATCGGCAGTCACCCGGTCGGCGACATCTTTCTGCATCATCAGAAAGACATCAACAATTACATTCCGATGCTGAATGAGATGAAACAGGAGCGGCGAAGTAATGTTGTACGGGATGTTTCCCAAAACGCGGATCGGTTTATCAGTCTTTTCAGCAATCTCGGTGATGTCCGTATCGAGAACGTCCGCATGGATTATCCGGACGGTAGACTCCTCACCTAACTCTCCCCGGAGATAATCCACCAGTTTTTCATCCAGCTCCACCGCCACCGTTTCCACACCAAGCTCATCCAGATACTTCGTCAGCGCACCCTGTCCAGGACCAATCTCGATGATTAATTCATCGGTGCGCGGAGAAAACGTGTGCAGGATTTTCCGGACAACATTGTCATCAACCAAAAAATTTTGCCCAAGAGATTTACTGGCAGAAAACTTCATAGGGGCAGGCTGAACAGGCCGATGGCATTTTCGGTAGTGACTTTTTCTACTGTATCGATGTCTACCGACTTCAACTCAGCCACTTTTTCCGCTGTATGCCGGACAAATGCAGGCTCGTTGGTTTTACCGCGCTTCGGTACCGGCGCCAGGAACGGGCAGTCCGTCTCCACCATCATATGGCTGAGATCCAGTTCGCGGATAGTTCTGGTGACCGTCTTGTTACCGAAGGTTGCGATGCCGGAAAAGGAGATGATGTATCCGGTGTCTGCCAATGCCTGTGCCATATCTATATCCGAGGTAAAGCAGTGCATTACGCCGGTCTTCGGGCCGTAGTTTAGCATGAGTGATTTCATATCCTCATCACTGTCGCGGTTATGCACCACTACGGGTATATCCAGTGACGATGCCAGTTCCAGCTGTTCCCGGAAGATCCGGCGCTGAGTCTCTTTCGGCGTGTATTCCTTGAAATAATCTAATCCGATTTCGCCGAGTGCCACGACTTTAGGATGCTCCAACTGTTCTTCAATCGTTTGGAGCCATTTTTCGGGCAAGTCTTCTGAGTCGTGGGGATGGATGCCGACGGTTGCGAAGACGTTATCGTACTGTTCGGCTATTTGGATAGCCAATTCATTCGAATCGGGATCGATCCCGGGACAGACGATATACTCCACACCATTATCTTGAGCCCGTTGGATAATCTCATCCCGGTTGGAATCGTAGGTATCGAACTGAATATGGGCGTGGGTATCGATTAACATAAATCAGCGGATCGGCGAACCAGGCGGCAGTTTCTCAGGCACCGTCAGCAGACCGAATTGATCATCCCCCTCTGCAGCCAGGAGCATCCCTTCGGAGACTTCTCCCATCAACTTGGCCGGTTCCAGGTTGGCCACCACGATGATCCGGCGGCCTTCCAGTTCCTCCGGCTCAAAACGCTGGGCGATGCCGGCGACTATCTGTCGCTGTTCGCTGCCTAAATCAATTTGCAATTTGAGTAGCTTGTCCGCCTTTGGAATGGCCTCCGCTTTCGACACTACTGCCACCCGCAGATCCAAATCCTGAAAATCGTCAAAGCTGATCTGCTCCTTAAATCCCGGAGGAGAGTAAGATGCCCCCTCCTCGTCATCAGGAGACTCAGTCACCCGGTTCTGCAGTTTCTCGACCTGCGCCTGGATGACGTCATCATCATATTTTTCGAACAGAATTTCGGGGGCATTCAATGCATGGCCCGGTTCAACGCTAAATACTGCTGCACGTTCCCATTGCTGGTCGGAGACGTCGCCCTCCAGGTTCAGCATCTTCCAGACCTTGTCCGCAGAGAACGGCATCAGCGGATGCATATAAATGGCCAGCGCCCGGGCCGTCTGGATAGAATAATAGATCGCCGTGCCGCAATCCTTCATGTCGGTCTTCCGGGTTTTCCACGGCTCTTTATCGTTGAAATACTTATTCGCCGCTTTCGCTGCCAGCAGAAACGCGCGCACACCGTCCCGGAACCGGTAATTATCGAAGGCTTCTCCCATATTTTCTCCGGCTTCGGTCAACGCTTCCACCAACCGATGTTCCAGGTCACCCACAGCGGCTGGCTCCGGTACTTTACCGTCAAAATATTTATGGGCAAAGTGGAGCGCCCTATTGATAAAATTACCAACGATATCCGCCAATTCGTTGTTATTGCGGGACTGAAAGTCCTCCCAGGAGAAGTCCGTATCCCGGAGCTCCGGCATCGTACTGGCCAGAGCGTAGCGCAGCGGATCCGGCGGAAAATCTTCCAGATATTCATCCAGCCATACGGCGATATTTTTGCTTGTGGAAAATTTCATCCCCTTGAGATTCAGGAATTCATTGGCAGGAACATTCTCCGGTAAAACGTAATCGCCGTGTGCCATCAAGATCGCCGGGAATATCAGACAGTGGAATACAATATTATCTTTTCCAATGAAGTGGGTTAAATGGGTATCGTTATCCTGCCAGTATTTTTTCCAGCGATCCGGATCGCCTTGTTGTTCGGCCCACTCTTTGGTGGCGGAGATGTACCCGATCGGCGCATCGAACCAGACGTACAGTACCTTATCCTCCGCTTCCTCCAGCGGGACATTGACGCCCCAGGAAAGATCCCGGGTGACCGCTCTGTCGGAGAGCTGTTGATCCAACCAACCTTTCACCTGGGAGAAGACATTGCTCTTCCATTCGCCCTCTTTGGGAAGGATCCATTCCTCCAACTGATCCTGCAGATCTCCTAATGGCAGATACCAGTGCGTGGTCTTTCTGACCTCCGGCTCCGAATCCGTCAAGGCGCTACGGGGATTAATCAGTTCCGTTGGCGAGAGGGAGGAACCGCATTTTTCACACTGGTCTCCATACGCTTCGTCGTGACCGCATTTGGGACACTCGCCCACCACATACCGGTCAGGAAGGAACATCTGTTTTTCCTCGTCATACAGCTGCTCCTCAGTCTTCTTCTTGAAAATGCCTTTTTCGTGGAGTTTGGTAAAAAAGTCCTGCGCAGTCTGGTGGTGCACCGGCAGCGACGTCCGGCTGTAGTTATCAAAGCTCATCCCAAACGCTTCGAACGCCTGCTTATTCCTGGAGTGATATGTATCTACTACATCCTGGGGCGTGATGCCTTCTTTTTCAGCCTTGATGGTGATGGGTACGCCGTGTTCATCGGAACCGCAGATATAGAGGGTGTCCCGTCCCTGGAGGCGGCAATAGCGGGCATAGATATCAGCCGGAAGGTAGGCTCCGGCCAGCTGCCCGATATGAATCGGGCCGTTCGCGTACGGAAGTGCACTGGTAATCAGGTATCTGTCTTTAGCCATAGAAGTCAGGAATCGCTTGTAGTTTTGGATTGATTGTTGAGTTCGGAGAGTGGTTTTTCCACCATTTCTGCCCGTTCGGTTAACCAGAAATGGACGATGTCGTTAAATATATCGATATGATTGACACGGCCTTTCCCCTCGGGCAGGTCAAAGATTTCACCCTGTTCGGGAAAGTCGTCCATCTTTTCCTCATAATACGAATATTCATACCGCAGACAGCACTTGAGCTTCCCGCACATGCCGGTGAGTTTGGATGGATTCAGCGGTAGTCCCTGATCCTTGGCCAACTGGGTGTTCACCGGCTCGAAGCCTTCCATGAATGACGAACAACAAATCCGGTTACCGCAGACGCCCACGCCGTCATGCCGCTTGGCTTCGTCCCGGACGCCAATCTGTCGCATTTCGATGCGGGTCCGGTAGATCGCCGCTAAATCCCGGACGAGCTGGCGAAAGTCCACCCGCTCATCCGCAGTGTAGTAAAAGGTGACTTTTTTCCGGTCAAACTGAAATTCTATATCGGTCAGCTTCATGTCCAGGTCAAGCGCTTCGATACGCTCCTGGCAGACCTCCCAGGCTTCCTCTTCCTTCTCCTGGTTATCAATCAGATGGGCATAATCGGCCGGCGAAAGTTTCCGTAGCACTTTTTTGTCGGGCACCACATTATGGTCACACTTGGGACAGATATGGGTGACGATGCCCGAATCTTCACCGTGCTCATCGGTTTCAACAATAATTTGGTCGCCGCGCTCAATGGGCTCCTTATTTTCGCCGGGAGTATAAAGGTAGCTTCCCCGACGGTTTCCCTTGAATTCAACGAAGACTGTTTGCTGTGCTGTATCGGTGGCGATAGCCATAATTTTTTTCCTGTAATTTCCCGTGTATCGCTTGGTGTAACTGCACTTGCAAGCTGTACAGTGCAAGGCGAATATAGACGTTTCGTTCAATGAAATCAACGGCATTCTCCAGCAGTACCTGTGCCGTTTGATAATCGATTTCTTCGTAATGATTTACAAATTTTTTAATTTTATCAAGCATCTCCTGAAAGACCAGTTGCTCCACATTTTCCGTCTCTGACCACAACCGAGCGTCCCGCAGCCACAGTTGAATAAGCAACAGAAATCGGCGGAGCGCCAGGTCCGAATCTTTGGCCAGCCCCGACAACATGTCGACCTGTTCCTTGATTGCCATCGGCTTCCCCCCCATTACCGCCTGAAGGAATTTGACGATACGATCTTTTTCCTTTGCCAGGTCCCGACTGGCCAAATCCAGAGCAAAGCCGAAATCACCGTTCGCCATCCTGGCGATTTGGCCCAGGGCCTCTCTCTCCTCTATCGATGTGTATTGCTCCAGGCCCTCTTCTACCTCTTCCCGGGTCAGTAACCGGAACGGTACCAGCTGACAGCGAGATTGAATGGTCTCCGGAATGGCGTGTAGCACGCTGGTGCAAAAAACGAATGACGTGTGCTCCGGCGGCTCCTCGACGATTTTCAATATTGAGTTAAACGCCGAGTCGTTCATCCGCTCAGCTTCAAAAATGAGAACGATCTTCCGGCCGGACTCCGCCAGCCCCATATGAATATTCTTCTGCATCTGACGTATACTGGAAATCTTGATGTTCTGTGCTTTGGAGATCCGGATCTTCCTGTATGGATTTTCACTTTTGGCAAGAATGGCTTCCTGTATCTCTTCGATCACCGACCCACCTAACCCCTTCAGCGGATCGCTTTTATCGCCTCCGCCACCTGGCAGCGCGTAAATCATCGACAAATTCGGGTGCTGCAGATGTCGCATCTGCTTACATCCCCGGCATGATCCGCAGGGCTCGGTTCCGTCGGACTGACAATTCATAATGGCGGCAAATTCCATCGCCATAGCCTCTTTGCCCGTCCCCTCCGGACCATGGAACAGATAGGCGTTGGCGTATCTACTCCGCTCGGCGATGCTGTGGAGCCGTCCGAGAATATCCTCCTGACCAACGATGGGAAACAGTTGCTTCATCAGCCTTGTGTCAGCCATATTTCCGGATTCAGTTTTTCGCGATTCCCCCAGATCTCAAAGTGCAGTTTGGCGCCGTCCAGCGACCCGGAATCGCCCACCTTGGCGATCACATCACCGGTGCTCACGTAACTATTGGGATTTACCTGTATATCGACGACGTGTGTATACACCGTGTAAAATCCGCTGCCATGATCGATAATTATCATATTCCCGTAGCTCCGCATAAAGGTGATGGTTGTCACAAGTCCGTCTAGTACTGCTACAACATCCGTGCCTTTTGGTGCCGCAATATCGATCCCGGGGTTTTCAGTAACGGTTTTCAATTTTGGATGCCGGTATGTTCCGAATTTTGTCACCACGTCGCCGGTCGCCGGCCATGGCAATTTCCCTTTCAGGCTTGGAATGTCCGTCGTTGTTTCCATCCCCTGACTCGCCCGTTGCCGGGCCAAACGCCGTTCCCGCTCCTCCCGGGCCTTTTCCTCTTCCAGTTTGGCGATAAGTTCCTGTAAATCCTTTACGGCCTGCTGTCGCTCTTCGATATTCTGCCGGAGTGATTTTTGGTCTTCCTGTACGGAGGCCAGCAAATTCTGCCGCCGTGACCGATCCTTTTTCAGTCGGGCTTCCTCTTTCCGGCGTTCGGCAATCAAGCGTTCCTGCTTTTGGATCTGCTCCCGGAGTTCAGCCCGGTCACTCTCGATCTTTTCAATGGTATTATTGATCGCATGAAAGGTCTTTTTATCCGCCTCGTTGATGATGCTCAGATATTTATACCGGATGAGTGCCTGATTCAGAGAACGCGAGGTCAACAGGAGTTCGATGTCGCTGTAATTATCCTGCTTGTAAATCCGTACCGCACGCCTGGCGAACCGATCCTTGAGTTCGGTAAGTTTTTCCTCGCTCGCTGAGAGACTCTTATTCAGATGGTCAATCCGTTTCTCCCGTTCTTGTTGGGTGCGTTCCATCTGCTGGACCAGCTGTTGGGTGTAGCTGATGTCCTTTTCCAGAGAATTCAGCTGCTCCAGGAGCGATTGCTCCCGTTTTTGTTTCGTTTCCAGCTCCTGGCGAAACTGCTGGATCTCTTTTTCCAGTGATTGGAGTTGCTGCTCCTGGGACCGTATCTTTTCCCCGAGGTCCTGGGCAGACGCCGGAACCACAGCCGCACTCAGGAGTACTATGATAACGCCAAAAGTCAGTCGGTTTCGAAGCATAAGATGCCAAGATAGAGACGTCTCCGTCCAGATTCAATAATTATGATGATATCGAACAAAAGCGTAAGCTGGGCTTTCATGGAAAAATTCTCCGTTGGACAGTCTCTGCCGACGTTGTTAGTGATGGGATATCCATTTAGGAACCCCACTGTCATGGACGCTGTGTGCGGTCAACGGCGGCTGTTAAATCATTTATTCCGGGAAAATCGAACTTGACTCCATTCCACAGCCCTTCGTACCTTCACCGAAACAGTTGACACACCGGACTAATTATGATATCACCTCTTTGGGACAACATATTTAAAAAGCGGTCGGATGAATCCGAGACAGTCCTCGCACTACAGGGCGTTCCAATTTTCCAGGAACTGGACAAATCCGAATTCGTGGAAATCGAGAAACTGGTACACCAGCGGACGTACACCCAGAACGAAACAATTTTTTCCCAAGGCCAACCCGGGCTCGGGATGTATATTGTACTGAGTGGTAAGGTCAACATTGTCCGACATGACGAAGAGGGCAACAAGCTGATTCTGGCCAGCCTTTCCCAGGGAAGCTTCTTCGGAGATATGTCCCTACTGAATGATGCTCCCCGATCAGCGACAGCGGAGGCGGCTGAACTTTCCCAGATCATCGCTTTTTTCCGTCCTGACCTGTTCGACCTCCTGAACAGGAAGCCAAAAACGGGCATCAAAATTATAACGGGTGTCGCTAATGTCATTGCAACCCGTCTCCGGGCACAAAACGAACTCACCCAGGAACTCCAGGAGCAGGTGGATTCGCTTCAGAAGGAATTGAACGAGTTGAAATCCACACAGCAATCCGCAGAATCTCCCTGACCGATGAACCAACCCCAAGAGTCTCCCAAACAGGTTATTACGCTTGATCCACAGCTGATTACCGGGTTGTGGAAGTTCATTTTTGTTATCGTGCTCGGCTATATTGCCGTAAAAGCGTTTCCGTACATTTCCAGTGCGCTCGTACTCCTGTTAGTTTCGGTGCTGTTAACTGCCATTCTCTCTCCGTTTGTGGACATCCTTGAGCGACGTAAAATTCCCAGAGCCCTCAGCGCGTTAATAGTTCTGCTAGTGTTCCTGTTTACCATTGCACTGGCCTTCTGGTTTATTATTCCCATGGTACGGGAGCAGGCAATGGCAATAAATGAGTTAATCCAGTCCCAACAACCGACCGAACTCCTGGAGACCTTCCAGAATTGGATTTCAGAAAAGCTGCCTGCTGCGGCATCAGCGGAAATTCAGAAAATCGACTTTTCCGGTCGTATAAACACCTTCTTCAGCGATTTTCTCTCCGGCAGCGTCTCCTTGCTCTTTAACATCGCCGGGATGGTGTCGTCGCTGTTTATCGTCCTTGTGATCACATTCCTGTTGATGAAGGACAGTCGGAAAATCACCAAAAGCATCGTCAGTTTGATTCCCAACAGGTATTTCGAACCCGGGCTGAACTTATTGGACCATATCCAGACGCAACTAAGTAACTATATCCGGGGACAACTGACCGACGCACTGGTTATCGGTCTGCTCTCCATCAT contains:
- a CDS encoding peptidoglycan DD-metalloendopeptidase family protein; translation: MLRNRLTFGVIIVLLSAAVVPASAQDLGEKIRSQEQQLQSLEKEIQQFRQELETKQKREQSLLEQLNSLEKDISYTQQLVQQMERTQQEREKRIDHLNKSLSASEEKLTELKDRFARRAVRIYKQDNYSDIELLLTSRSLNQALIRYKYLSIINEADKKTFHAINNTIEKIESDRAELREQIQKQERLIAERRKEEARLKKDRSRRQNLLASVQEDQKSLRQNIEERQQAVKDLQELIAKLEEEKAREERERRLARQRASQGMETTTDIPSLKGKLPWPATGDVVTKFGTYRHPKLKTVTENPGIDIAAPKGTDVVAVLDGLVTTITFMRSYGNMIIIDHGSGFYTVYTHVVDIQVNPNSYVSTGDVIAKVGDSGSLDGAKLHFEIWGNREKLNPEIWLTQG
- a CDS encoding cyclic nucleotide-binding domain-containing protein, which codes for MISPLWDNIFKKRSDESETVLALQGVPIFQELDKSEFVEIEKLVHQRTYTQNETIFSQGQPGLGMYIVLSGKVNIVRHDEEGNKLILASLSQGSFFGDMSLLNDAPRSATAEAAELSQIIAFFRPDLFDLLNRKPKTGIKIITGVANVIATRLRAQNELTQELQEQVDSLQKELNELKSTQQSAESP
- a CDS encoding AI-2E family transporter, which gives rise to MNQPQESPKQVITLDPQLITGLWKFIFVIVLGYIAVKAFPYISSALVLLLVSVLLTAILSPFVDILERRKIPRALSALIVLLVFLFTIALAFWFIIPMVREQAMAINELIQSQQPTELLETFQNWISEKLPAAASAEIQKIDFSGRINTFFSDFLSGSVSLLFNIAGMVSSLFIVLVITFLLMKDSRKITKSIVSLIPNRYFEPGLNLLDHIQTQLSNYIRGQLTDALVIGLLSIIGLWILDIKYFVFIGLIAGIANLIPYIGPVAGAIPAMLISIINNPGEPIMLVYIALMFAIVQMIDNSIVSPTVMSKSVNMHPISVIIIIIIGGSLMGAFGMLIAVPAAGIIKVTFEQVMWTLKHYKAI